In the Corythoichthys intestinalis isolate RoL2023-P3 chromosome 12, ASM3026506v1, whole genome shotgun sequence genome, one interval contains:
- the cryba2b gene encoding beta-crystallin A2b, which translates to MNTQQLEQMGQFKVTVWEEENFQGKRCEFMLECQNIMERGFNKIRSIKVENGPWVGYEYPEFQGQQFILEKGDYPRHEAWSGNSSYRTEHILSFRPIKCANHSDSKVTLYESEDLQGRKFEVCDDYPSLQAMGWCTKEVPSIKVNSGAWVAYQFPGYRGYQYILERDKHQGEYKNYNEFSTQAHTNQVQSIRRIQH; encoded by the exons ATGAACACTCAGCAGCTGGAGCAAATGGGCCAGTTCAAGGTCACCGTGTGGGAGGAGGAGAACTTCCAGGGAAAGCGCTGCGAGTTCATGCTGGAGTGCCAGAACATCATGGAGAGAGGCTTCAACAAGATCCGCTCCATCAAGGTCGAGAACGGACC ATGGGTGGGTTACGAGTACCCTGAGTTCCAGGGGCAGCAGTTCATCCTGGAAAAAGGAGACTACCCTCGCCACGAGGCCTGGAGCGGAAATAGCAGCTACAGAACCGAGCACATTCTTTCTTTCAGACCCATTAAGTGTGCT AACCACAGTGACAGCAAGGTGACTCTGTACGAGAGCGAGGACCTCCAGGGTCGTAAATTCGAGGTGTGCGATGACTACCCCTCTCTACAGGCCATGGGTTGGTGTACCAAAGAGGTTCCTTCCATCAAAGTCAACTCGGGGGC CTGGGTGGCGTATCAGTTCCCTGGTTACCGAGGTTACCAGTACATCCTGGAGAGAGACAAACACCAAGGCGAGTACAAAAACTACAACGAGTTCAGCACCCAAGCTCACACCAATCAGGTGCAGTCCATCCGGAGAATCCAGCACTAG